A window of the Streptomyces sp. JB150 genome harbors these coding sequences:
- the recO gene encoding DNA repair protein RecO encodes MSLFRDDGIVLRTQKLGEADRIITLLTRGHGRVRAVARGVRRTKSKFGARLEPFSHVDVQFFARGSELVGRGLPLCTQSETIAPYGGAIVTDYARYTAGTAMLETAERFTDHEGEPAVQQYLLLVGALRTLARGEHAPHLVLDAFLLRSLAVNGYAPSFSDCVKCGMPGPNRFFSVASGGSVCVDCRVPGSVVPSPRTLELLAALLTGDWETADACEPRYVREGSGLVSAYLHWHLERGLRSLRYVEK; translated from the coding sequence ATGAGTCTGTTCCGCGACGACGGCATCGTGCTGCGCACCCAGAAGCTGGGTGAGGCGGACCGGATCATCACGCTGCTCACGCGCGGTCACGGGCGGGTACGCGCCGTGGCGAGAGGCGTGCGCCGGACGAAGTCCAAGTTCGGGGCGCGCCTCGAACCGTTCTCCCACGTCGACGTGCAGTTCTTCGCGCGCGGCAGCGAGCTGGTGGGGCGCGGGCTGCCGCTGTGCACGCAGAGCGAGACCATCGCGCCGTACGGTGGCGCCATCGTCACCGACTACGCCCGGTACACCGCCGGGACGGCGATGCTGGAGACCGCCGAGCGGTTCACCGACCACGAGGGCGAGCCGGCCGTGCAGCAGTACCTGCTGCTGGTCGGGGCCCTGCGCACGCTCGCCCGCGGCGAGCACGCCCCGCACCTGGTGCTCGACGCGTTCCTGCTGCGCTCCCTCGCCGTCAACGGCTACGCCCCCAGCTTCAGCGACTGCGTGAAGTGCGGGATGCCCGGTCCGAACCGCTTCTTCTCGGTGGCCTCCGGGGGCTCGGTCTGCGTGGACTGCCGGGTGCCCGGCAGTGTCGTACCCTCGCCGCGGACCCTGGAGCTGCTGGCCGCGCTGCTTACGGGAGACTGGGAGACCGCGGACGCGTGCGAGCCGCGGTACGTGCGGGAGGGCAGCGGGCTGGTGTCCGCCTATCTGCACTGGCACCTGGAGCGCGGGCTGCGTTCCCTGAGGTACGTCGAGAAGTAA
- a CDS encoding isoprenyl transferase — protein sequence MVVRGFLGRQRREYRTPEPHPSGARPPKLPGELVPNHVAIVMDGNGRWAKERGLPRTEGHKVGAERVLDVLQGGIEMGVGAISLYAFSTENWKRSPEEVRFLMNFNRDFIRKSRDQLDELGVRVRWVGRMPKLWKSVAQELQIAQEQTKDNDRLTLYFCMNYGGRAEIADAARAIAEDVKAGRLDPSKVTEKTVQKYLYYPDMPDVDLFLRPSGEQRTSNYLLWQSAYAEMVFQDVLWPDFDRRDLWRACLEFASRDRRFGGAIPNEELLAMEGRTEG from the coding sequence ATGGTCGTACGCGGGTTCCTGGGGCGCCAGCGCCGCGAGTACAGGACGCCGGAGCCGCACCCGTCCGGCGCGCGGCCGCCGAAGCTCCCCGGCGAGCTGGTGCCGAACCATGTGGCGATCGTCATGGACGGCAACGGCCGCTGGGCCAAGGAGCGGGGCCTGCCGCGCACCGAGGGCCACAAGGTGGGCGCCGAGCGCGTGCTGGACGTGCTGCAGGGCGGCATCGAGATGGGTGTCGGCGCCATCTCCCTGTACGCCTTCTCCACCGAGAACTGGAAGCGCTCCCCCGAGGAGGTGCGCTTCCTGATGAACTTCAACCGCGACTTCATCCGCAAGTCCCGCGACCAGCTCGACGAGCTGGGCGTGCGGGTGCGCTGGGTGGGCCGGATGCCCAAGCTGTGGAAGTCGGTCGCCCAGGAGCTGCAGATCGCCCAGGAGCAGACCAAGGACAACGACCGGCTGACCCTGTACTTCTGCATGAACTACGGCGGCCGCGCCGAGATCGCCGACGCGGCGCGGGCCATCGCCGAGGACGTGAAGGCCGGGCGGCTCGACCCGTCGAAGGTGACCGAGAAGACCGTCCAGAAGTACCTGTACTACCCGGACATGCCGGACGTCGACCTGTTCCTGCGCCCGAGCGGCGAGCAGCGCACGTCCAACTACCTGCTGTGGCAGAGCGCGTACGCCGAGATGGTCTTCCAGGACGTGCTGTGGCCGGACTTCGACCGCCGTGACCTGTGGCGGGCCTGCCTGGAGTTCGCCTCCCGCGACCGCCGCTTCGGCGGCGCGATCCCCAACGAGGAACTGCTGGCCATGGAGGGCCGGACAGAAGGCTGA
- a CDS encoding TerB family tellurite resistance protein, with amino-acid sequence MLPGRGRDGRVTGLSRMVGTRTAWTALTDGDFFCPGCGGDRNYQRLAGRRRFTLLGVPVLPRGACGPVVECAACRRHYGTDVLDHPTTTRFSAMLRDAVHTVALAVLAAGGTGSRTALETAAQAVRAAGFPDCTEEQLAALVEALEADTGRITGEPCGPGLAIELHEALDPLAPHLAPAGRESILLQGARIALADGPYTTAEREALATVGAALTIGGDEVNRLLAAARTPS; translated from the coding sequence GTGCTGCCAGGACGGGGACGAGACGGCCGTGTCACCGGGCTTTCGCGCATGGTGGGCACCCGTACCGCGTGGACGGCCCTCACCGACGGGGACTTCTTCTGCCCCGGCTGCGGCGGTGACCGCAACTACCAGCGGCTGGCCGGGCGCCGCCGGTTCACCCTGCTCGGCGTGCCGGTGTTGCCGCGCGGGGCGTGCGGGCCGGTCGTGGAGTGCGCGGCCTGCCGCCGCCACTACGGCACCGACGTGCTCGACCACCCCACCACCACCCGCTTCTCCGCGATGCTGCGCGACGCCGTGCACACCGTCGCCCTCGCGGTGCTCGCCGCGGGCGGCACGGGCTCCCGTACGGCCCTGGAGACCGCCGCGCAGGCGGTGCGCGCGGCCGGCTTCCCGGACTGCACCGAGGAGCAGCTGGCCGCCCTCGTCGAGGCGCTGGAGGCGGACACCGGCCGGATCACCGGCGAGCCCTGCGGGCCGGGGCTGGCCATCGAACTGCACGAGGCGCTGGATCCGCTGGCCCCGCACCTCGCTCCCGCCGGACGTGAATCGATCCTGCTCCAGGGCGCGCGGATCGCCCTGGCCGACGGCCCGTACACCACCGCCGAACGCGAGGCGCTGGCCACGGTGGGCGCCGCGCTCACCATCGGCGGCGACGAGGTGAACCGGCTGCTCGCGGCGGCGCGTACGCCCTCCTGA
- a CDS encoding alpha/beta hydrolase, translated as MEKTTRTVGLVAASAALLFAGLAAPSAAAPRPSLDWGACAGGAPDARQQCATVEVPMDYADPGAGTIEIAISRIRSEDPAERRGVLLLIPGGPGGSSLDDPSKKGQKLPQEVRDRFDLVGFAPRGLAPSTPVGCGLDHGDLAPVKLRPWPAPDGSIDGNLADARRMADACAHHGGELIRHLSTANEARDLDRVRAALGERKVSAWGVSYGTYVGAVYSQLFPHRTDRIVLDSNDDPDPARVARAWLAGYEQGVEDVFPEFARWASHPGNPDRIAGTAAEVRPLFLRLAARLDAEPIPWPGANPEELNGNVLRQTMLESLYSPARFPRLARLMLAAQRGTVPPAPASPPDEVLQNVTAVAAGTLCNDVAWPEDPAGYRKDVARSRAAHPLTAGMPRNAMLCAAWPFPPREPAVRITDRGPSNILLVQNERDPATPLAGALKLRAALGDRARMVVVDSTGHDAYLAHGNACGDATVSRFLASGERPVRDRHCD; from the coding sequence ATGGAGAAGACCACGCGCACCGTCGGCCTCGTCGCCGCCTCCGCCGCCCTGCTGTTCGCCGGGCTCGCCGCCCCGTCCGCCGCCGCCCCGCGGCCCTCCCTCGACTGGGGTGCGTGTGCGGGCGGCGCGCCCGACGCCCGGCAGCAGTGCGCCACCGTCGAGGTGCCGATGGACTACGCCGATCCGGGCGCCGGGACGATCGAGATCGCCATCTCGCGCATCCGGAGCGAGGACCCGGCCGAGCGGCGGGGTGTCCTCCTGCTGATCCCGGGCGGCCCCGGCGGCTCCAGCCTCGACGACCCGTCGAAGAAGGGGCAGAAGCTGCCGCAGGAGGTGCGGGACCGGTTCGACCTGGTCGGCTTCGCGCCGCGCGGTCTCGCCCCGTCCACTCCGGTCGGCTGCGGCCTGGACCACGGTGACCTCGCCCCGGTGAAGCTGCGGCCCTGGCCCGCCCCCGACGGCTCGATCGACGGGAACCTGGCCGACGCGCGGCGGATGGCGGACGCCTGCGCCCACCACGGTGGCGAGCTGATCCGGCATCTGAGCACCGCCAACGAGGCCCGCGACCTCGACCGGGTGCGCGCCGCGCTGGGCGAGCGCAAGGTGTCCGCGTGGGGCGTGTCGTACGGCACGTACGTCGGCGCGGTGTACAGCCAGCTGTTCCCGCACCGCACGGACCGGATCGTGCTCGACAGCAACGACGACCCCGACCCCGCCCGCGTGGCTCGCGCCTGGCTCGCCGGGTACGAACAGGGCGTCGAGGACGTGTTCCCCGAGTTCGCCCGGTGGGCGTCGCACCCCGGCAATCCGGACCGGATCGCCGGGACGGCCGCCGAGGTCCGCCCCCTGTTCCTGCGGCTGGCCGCCCGTCTCGACGCCGAGCCGATCCCCTGGCCGGGCGCCAACCCCGAGGAGCTGAACGGCAACGTACTGCGCCAGACCATGCTGGAGAGCCTCTACTCTCCCGCCCGTTTCCCCCGTCTCGCGCGGCTGATGCTGGCCGCGCAGCGCGGCACCGTGCCGCCCGCCCCCGCGTCGCCGCCGGACGAGGTGCTGCAGAACGTGACCGCCGTGGCCGCCGGGACCCTGTGCAACGACGTGGCCTGGCCCGAGGACCCGGCCGGGTACCGGAAGGACGTCGCCCGCAGCCGGGCCGCCCACCCGCTGACCGCGGGCATGCCGCGCAACGCGATGCTCTGCGCCGCCTGGCCCTTCCCGCCCAGGGAGCCCGCGGTGCGGATCACCGACCGGGGGCCCTCCAACATCCTGCTCGTACAGAACGAGCGTGACCCGGCCACCCCGCTCGCCGGGGCCCTGAAGCTGCGCGCGGCCCTGGGTGACCGGGCGCGCATGGTCGTCGTCGACTCCACGGGCCACGACGCCTACCTCGCCCACGGCAACGCCTGCGGCGACGCGACGGTCTCCCGATTCCTGGCGTCGGGCGAGCGGCCGGTACGGGACAGGCACTGCGACTAG
- the bla gene encoding class A beta-lactamase has product MSLRRRTLLTAGAAGTAAALIPAAAHASGAPAGVTGRLRDLERHYGAKLGVYARNLRTGRTVRHHADDLFPICSVFKTLAAAAVLRDLDRDGEFLARRIHYTEADLVDGSDKTREHLAEGMTVAELCDVTIRFSDNAAGNLLLRELGGPTAITRFARSLGDPVTRLDRWETELNSAEPWRVTDTTSPRAIGRTYARLVLGDALPGADRELLTHWLLHNTTSGDRLRAGVPPTWTVADKTGGGAYGTNNNVGIAWTPDGTPVVLAVLSRKFDPAAVRDNALIAQTAAVLSEVLA; this is encoded by the coding sequence ATGTCGTTACGCCGCCGTACCCTCCTCACCGCCGGTGCCGCCGGTACCGCCGCCGCGCTCATCCCCGCCGCGGCGCACGCCTCCGGCGCGCCGGCCGGGGTCACCGGACGCCTGCGCGACCTGGAGCGGCACTACGGCGCCAAGCTCGGCGTCTACGCCCGCAACCTGCGCACCGGACGCACCGTCCGGCATCACGCGGACGACCTGTTCCCGATCTGTTCCGTCTTCAAGACCCTCGCCGCCGCCGCGGTCCTGCGCGACCTGGACCGGGACGGGGAGTTCCTGGCCCGCCGCATCCACTACACGGAAGCGGACCTGGTGGACGGCTCCGACAAGACGCGCGAGCACCTCGCCGAGGGGATGACCGTCGCCGAACTGTGCGACGTGACCATCCGGTTCAGCGACAACGCGGCCGGAAACCTGCTGCTGCGCGAGCTGGGCGGCCCCACGGCGATCACCCGGTTCGCCCGCTCCCTCGGCGACCCGGTGACCCGCCTGGACCGCTGGGAGACGGAGCTGAACTCGGCGGAGCCGTGGCGGGTCACCGACACCACCAGCCCGCGCGCGATCGGCCGCACCTACGCCCGGCTCGTCCTCGGCGACGCCCTCCCCGGTGCCGACCGTGAGCTGCTGACCCACTGGCTGCTGCACAACACCACCAGCGGCGACCGGCTGCGCGCCGGTGTCCCGCCCACCTGGACGGTGGCCGACAAGACGGGGGGCGGCGCCTACGGCACCAACAACAACGTCGGCATCGCCTGGACCCCGGACGGCACCCCGGTCGTCCTGGCCGTCCTGTCCCGCAAGTTCGACCCGGCGGCGGTCCGCGACAACGCCCTGATCGCGCAGACCGCGGCCGTCCTGTCGGAGGTGCTGGCCTAG
- a CDS encoding dihydrodipicolinate synthase family protein, with amino-acid sequence MPVPAPLTGVVPPVCTPLTPEREVDVESLHRLLDHLTAAGVHGLFVLGSTSEAAYLTDAQRGLVVAETVRHVAGRLPVLAGAIDMTTPRVLEHVAAVTAAGADAVVVTAPFYARTHPAEIARHYRAVAAASPVPVLAYDIPVAVHTKLPADLVLDLAADGVLAGLKDSSGDLAAFREVVTGARTRAGLTGFTVLTGSELIVDAALALGAHGAVPGLANVDPHGYVRLDRLCRAGDTERARTEQERLCALFGLVHAGDPARMGPGSSAIGAFKAALHLRGVIACPATAEPQVPLSEDEVRRVGKCLSAAGLL; translated from the coding sequence ATGCCCGTCCCCGCCCCGCTCACCGGTGTCGTCCCGCCCGTCTGCACCCCGCTGACACCGGAGCGGGAGGTGGACGTGGAGTCGCTGCACCGGCTGCTCGACCACCTGACGGCGGCCGGCGTGCACGGCCTGTTCGTGCTGGGCTCCACATCGGAGGCCGCGTATCTGACGGACGCCCAGCGCGGGCTGGTGGTGGCGGAGACCGTGCGGCACGTCGCGGGACGGCTGCCGGTGCTCGCGGGCGCGATCGACATGACGACGCCCCGGGTCCTGGAGCACGTGGCCGCGGTGACGGCGGCGGGTGCCGACGCCGTGGTCGTCACCGCGCCGTTCTACGCCCGCACCCACCCCGCGGAGATCGCCCGCCACTACCGCGCGGTCGCCGCCGCGTCCCCCGTCCCCGTCCTCGCCTACGACATCCCGGTCGCCGTCCACACCAAGCTCCCCGCGGACCTGGTCCTGGACCTGGCCGCCGACGGGGTCCTCGCCGGGCTGAAGGACTCCAGCGGCGACCTGGCCGCCTTCCGCGAGGTCGTCACCGGCGCCCGCACCCGCGCCGGCCTGACCGGCTTCACCGTCCTGACCGGCTCGGAACTGATCGTGGACGCCGCCCTCGCCCTCGGCGCGCACGGCGCCGTCCCCGGCCTCGCCAACGTCGACCCGCACGGCTACGTCCGCCTCGACCGCCTGTGCCGCGCCGGCGACACGGAACGCGCCCGCACCGAGCAGGAGCGGCTGTGCGCCCTGTTCGGCCTCGTGCACGCCGGCGACCCCGCGCGCATGGGCCCCGGCTCGTCCGCGATCGGCGCGTTCAAGGCGGCGCTCCACCTGCGCGGCGTGATCGCCTGCCCGGCGACGGCGGAGCCGCAGGTGCCGCTGTCGGAGGACGAGGTGCGGCGGGTGGGGAAGTGCCTCTCGGCGGCGGGACTCCTGTAG
- a CDS encoding transcriptional repressor: MTTAGPPVKGRATRQRAAVAAALDEVDEFRSAQDLHDMLKHKGDSVGLTTVYRTLQSLAEAGEVDVLRTSDGEAVYRRCSTGEHHHHLVCRVCGKAVEVEGPAVEKWADAIAAEHGYVNVAHTVEIFGTCAECAAG; encoded by the coding sequence GTGACGACCGCTGGACCGCCCGTGAAGGGCCGCGCCACCCGGCAGCGTGCCGCCGTGGCGGCAGCCCTCGACGAAGTCGACGAGTTCCGCAGTGCGCAGGACTTGCACGACATGCTCAAGCACAAGGGCGACTCCGTCGGGCTCACCACGGTCTACCGCACCCTCCAGTCCCTCGCCGAGGCCGGCGAGGTCGACGTGCTGCGCACCTCCGACGGCGAGGCGGTGTACCGGCGGTGCTCGACCGGCGAGCACCACCACCACCTGGTCTGCCGCGTCTGCGGCAAGGCGGTCGAGGTCGAGGGCCCGGCCGTGGAGAAGTGGGCGGACGCCATCGCGGCCGAGCACGGCTATGTGAACGTGGCGCACACGGTGGAGATCTTCGGCACCTGCGCGGAGTGCGCCGCCGGTTGA
- a CDS encoding metal ABC transporter permease — protein MELLNYDFMQRALLAAVLVGITAPAVGIYLVQRRQALMGDGIGHVAMTGVGLGFLLSWSPVWMATLVSVLGAVLMELIRWYGKTRGDIALAMLFYGGMAGGVMFINLAPTGSNANLTSYLFGSLSTVSESDVTAICLLAAFVMLVTLGLRRQLFAVSQDEEFARVTGLPVRALNLLTAITAAVTVTVAMRVVGLLLVSALMVVPVAAAQQLTRSFAATFAVAVAIGVTVTLGGTVTSYYQDVPPGATIVLLTIGAFVVLTALATPLARRRARALAAAQPSGDPAECAIPASRRTEDEIGV, from the coding sequence ATGGAACTCCTGAACTACGACTTCATGCAGCGGGCCCTGCTCGCCGCCGTCCTGGTCGGCATCACCGCGCCCGCGGTCGGCATCTACCTGGTGCAGCGCCGCCAGGCGCTGATGGGCGACGGCATCGGCCACGTCGCGATGACCGGCGTCGGGCTCGGCTTCCTGCTGTCCTGGTCCCCGGTGTGGATGGCCACCCTCGTCTCCGTCCTCGGCGCGGTCCTGATGGAGCTGATCCGCTGGTACGGCAAGACCCGCGGCGACATCGCGCTGGCGATGCTGTTCTACGGCGGCATGGCCGGCGGTGTGATGTTCATCAACCTCGCGCCGACGGGTTCCAACGCCAACCTGACCTCGTATCTGTTCGGCTCGCTGTCGACGGTGTCGGAGTCGGACGTGACGGCCATCTGCCTGCTGGCGGCCTTCGTGATGCTGGTCACCCTGGGTCTGCGCCGCCAGCTCTTCGCGGTCAGCCAGGACGAGGAGTTCGCGCGGGTCACGGGCCTGCCGGTGCGGGCGCTGAACCTGCTCACGGCGATCACCGCGGCCGTGACGGTCACGGTGGCGATGCGCGTGGTCGGCCTGCTGCTGGTGTCCGCGCTGATGGTGGTGCCGGTGGCCGCCGCCCAGCAGCTCACCCGCAGCTTCGCCGCGACCTTCGCGGTCGCGGTGGCGATCGGGGTGACCGTGACCCTCGGCGGCACGGTGACCTCGTACTACCAGGACGTTCCGCCCGGCGCGACGATCGTGCTGCTGACCATCGGCGCGTTTGTCGTGCTGACCGCGCTGGCGACCCCGCTGGCCCGGCGCCGGGCCCGGGCACTGGCCGCCGCGCAGCCGTCCGGGGACCCGGCGGAGTGCGCGATTCCGGCCAGCCGCCGGACCGAGGACGAGATCGGCGTCTGA
- the leuA gene encoding 2-isopropylmalate synthase — MANRQQPSSMPIHKYGRYEQVDIPDRTWPDQRITQAPRWLSTDLRDGNQALIDPMSPVRKRAMFDLLVKMGYKEIEVGFPASGQTDFDFVRSIIEDEGAIPEDVTISVLTQAREDLIERTVESLKGARRATVHLYNATAPVFRRVVFRGSRDDIKQIAVDGTRLVMEYAEKLLGPETEFGYQYSPEIFTDTELDFALEVCEGVMDVWQPGPDREIILNLPATVERSTPSTHADRFEWMHRNLSRREYVCLSVHPHNDRGTAVAAAELALMAGADRVEGCLFGQGERTGNVDLVTLGMNLFSQGVDPQIDFSHIDEIRRTWEYCNQMEVHPRHPYVGDLVYTSFSGSHQDAIKKGFDAMEAEAKAKGVTVDDIEWAVPYLPIDPKDVGRSYEAVIRVNSQSGKGGVAYVLKNEHKLDLPRRMQIEFSRIIQAKTDAEGGEVTPKDIWAIFEDEYLPNPENPWGRIQVKNGQSTTDRDGVDTLTVEATVDGADTVLTGQGNGPISAFFDALQSIGIDVRLLDYQEHTMSEGASAQAASYIECAIDGKVLWGIGIDANTTRASLKAVVSAVNRAAR; from the coding sequence ATGGCGAATCGCCAGCAGCCCAGTTCCATGCCGATCCACAAGTACGGCCGCTACGAGCAGGTCGACATCCCGGACCGCACCTGGCCGGACCAGCGGATCACCCAGGCCCCCCGATGGCTCTCGACCGACCTGCGGGACGGCAACCAGGCCCTGATCGACCCGATGTCGCCGGTGCGCAAGCGGGCGATGTTCGACCTGCTGGTCAAGATGGGCTACAAGGAGATCGAGGTCGGCTTCCCGGCCTCCGGCCAGACCGACTTCGACTTCGTCCGGTCGATCATCGAGGACGAGGGCGCGATCCCCGAGGACGTGACGATCTCCGTCCTCACCCAGGCCCGGGAGGACCTGATCGAGCGGACCGTGGAGTCCCTGAAGGGCGCCCGCCGGGCCACCGTGCACCTGTACAACGCGACCGCCCCCGTCTTCCGCCGGGTCGTCTTCCGCGGCTCGAGGGACGACATCAAGCAGATCGCCGTCGACGGCACGCGGCTGGTCATGGAGTACGCCGAGAAGCTGCTGGGCCCCGAGACCGAGTTCGGCTACCAGTACAGCCCGGAGATCTTCACCGACACCGAGCTGGACTTCGCGCTGGAGGTCTGCGAGGGCGTCATGGACGTCTGGCAGCCCGGCCCGGACCGCGAGATCATCCTGAACCTGCCGGCGACCGTGGAGCGCTCCACGCCGTCCACCCACGCGGACCGCTTCGAGTGGATGCACCGCAACCTGTCGCGCCGCGAGTACGTCTGCCTGTCCGTGCACCCGCACAACGACCGGGGCACGGCCGTCGCGGCGGCCGAGCTGGCGCTGATGGCCGGTGCCGACCGCGTCGAGGGCTGCCTGTTCGGGCAGGGCGAGCGCACCGGCAACGTCGACCTGGTCACCCTGGGCATGAACCTGTTCTCGCAGGGCGTCGACCCGCAGATCGACTTCTCCCACATCGACGAGATCCGCCGTACGTGGGAGTACTGCAACCAGATGGAGGTCCACCCGCGCCACCCGTACGTGGGCGACCTGGTCTACACGTCCTTCTCCGGCTCCCACCAGGACGCCATCAAGAAGGGCTTCGACGCCATGGAGGCCGAGGCGAAGGCCAAGGGCGTCACCGTCGACGACATCGAGTGGGCGGTGCCGTACCTGCCGATCGACCCCAAGGACGTCGGCCGCTCCTACGAGGCCGTGATCCGCGTCAACTCGCAGTCCGGCAAGGGCGGCGTCGCGTACGTGCTGAAGAACGAGCACAAGCTGGACCTGCCGCGCCGGATGCAGATCGAGTTCTCCAGGATCATCCAGGCGAAGACGGACGCCGAGGGCGGCGAGGTCACGCCGAAGGACATCTGGGCGATCTTCGAGGACGAGTACCTGCCGAACCCGGAGAACCCGTGGGGTCGGATTCAGGTCAAGAACGGCCAGTCCACCACCGACCGGGACGGCGTCGACACGCTCACCGTGGAGGCCACCGTGGACGGCGCGGACACCGTGCTGACCGGTCAGGGCAACGGACCGATCTCGGCCTTCTTCGACGCGCTGCAGTCCATCGGGATCGACGTACGCCTGCTGGACTACCAGGAGCACACGATGAGCGAGGGCGCGTCCGCGCAGGCCGCCTCCTACATCGAATGCGCGATCGACGGCAAGGTGCTGTGGGGCATCGGCATCGACGCCAACACCACCCGCGCCTCCCTGAAGGCGGTCGTCTCGGCCGTCAACCGGGCCGCGCGCTGA
- a CDS encoding helix-turn-helix transcriptional regulator yields the protein MANGSRQAAWEFFGAELRRRREDAGITQVDLGARVFVSGAYIGQFEQAIRKPQLDIAQRIDEVLQTDGIFERLCRKLINDRRYAEYFAQAAELEALATKICEFAPALVPGLLQTAAYARAVTLAMNPLAPEEHIEDKVSGRLERQRILRDAARPTYWAILHENVLRTPVGGPAAMAGQLEHIATLARERTVLLQVLPYTAGAYAIMTGSLKYMEFEDAPPTVYTEAVYSGSLLDDPPVVKRTQATYDLLRAAALSPDASLALIESAAEDHRRCASTT from the coding sequence ATGGCCAATGGTTCACGGCAGGCTGCCTGGGAGTTCTTCGGAGCGGAGCTGAGGCGACGCCGCGAGGACGCGGGCATCACCCAAGTCGACCTGGGGGCGCGGGTATTCGTCTCCGGTGCTTATATCGGTCAGTTCGAGCAGGCCATTCGAAAACCTCAGCTGGATATCGCCCAGCGCATCGACGAGGTCCTGCAAACCGACGGTATTTTCGAGCGGTTGTGCAGGAAGCTCATCAATGACCGGCGTTATGCGGAGTACTTTGCCCAGGCGGCCGAGTTGGAGGCGCTGGCGACCAAGATCTGCGAGTTCGCACCGGCACTTGTACCGGGCCTGCTCCAGACGGCGGCGTACGCCCGCGCGGTCACGCTGGCGATGAACCCGCTGGCGCCGGAGGAGCACATCGAGGACAAGGTGAGCGGTCGGCTGGAGCGGCAGCGGATCCTGCGGGACGCCGCCCGGCCGACGTACTGGGCGATCCTGCACGAGAACGTGCTGCGCACCCCGGTCGGCGGCCCAGCCGCCATGGCCGGCCAGCTGGAGCACATCGCGACGCTGGCACGAGAGCGCACCGTGCTGCTCCAGGTGCTGCCGTACACGGCAGGCGCGTACGCCATCATGACCGGATCTTTGAAGTACATGGAGTTCGAGGACGCTCCCCCCACGGTCTATACAGAAGCCGTGTATTCGGGGAGCCTCCTTGACGATCCGCCTGTGGTGAAGCGCACGCAAGCCACCTACGATCTGCTGAGGGCCGCCGCGTTGTCGCCTGACGCGTCCCTGGCCCTGATCGAATCGGCGGCGGAGGACCACAGACGATGCGCGAGTACGACCTGA
- a CDS encoding DUF397 domain-containing protein codes for MREYDLTHARWRKSTHSDGNGGDCVEVADGVPGVVPVRDSKVPDGPVILVGPAAWTAFIRTARTAG; via the coding sequence ATGCGCGAGTACGACCTGACCCACGCCCGCTGGCGCAAGAGCACCCACAGCGACGGCAATGGCGGCGACTGCGTCGAGGTCGCCGACGGAGTCCCCGGTGTCGTCCCCGTCCGGGACAGCAAGGTCCCGGACGGGCCCGTGATCCTTGTCGGACCGGCCGCCTGGACCGCGTTCATCCGTACGGCGCGCACCGCCGGCTGA
- a CDS encoding SigE family RNA polymerase sigma factor, with product MKAEHEAQYQEFVRARWSHLVRTAYLLTGDAHHAEDLTQTALAKAYRSWRRISRSDNPEAYVRRMLVSCNSDRFRKRRVSEALTASPPERAGHDETVGRVVERSPLLTALAGLPARQRAVVVLRYWEDLSEAEVADTLGCSPGTVKSQAAKGLAKLRTYPGLAQAMGVPSRQGDSR from the coding sequence ATGAAGGCCGAACACGAGGCCCAGTACCAGGAGTTCGTCAGAGCACGGTGGTCACACCTGGTGCGGACCGCCTATCTGCTGACGGGTGACGCGCACCACGCCGAGGACCTGACGCAGACCGCGCTGGCGAAGGCCTACCGCTCGTGGCGGCGGATCTCGCGCAGCGACAACCCGGAGGCGTACGTCCGCCGGATGCTCGTCAGCTGCAACAGCGACCGCTTCCGCAAACGGCGGGTCAGCGAGGCGCTGACCGCCTCGCCGCCGGAGCGGGCGGGGCACGACGAGACCGTGGGGCGCGTGGTGGAGCGCTCGCCGCTGCTCACCGCGCTGGCCGGACTCCCCGCGCGGCAGCGGGCGGTGGTGGTCCTGCGCTACTGGGAGGACCTGTCCGAGGCGGAGGTCGCCGACACCCTCGGCTGCTCGCCCGGCACGGTCAAGAGCCAGGCGGCCAAGGGACTGGCGAAGTTGCGTACGTATCCGGGGCTCGCCCAGGCGATGGGTGTGCCGTCCAGGCAGGGAGACAGCAGGTGA